A window from Thiomonas sp. FB-Cd encodes these proteins:
- the gcvP gene encoding aminomethyl-transferring glycine dehydrogenase: protein MLMQTEPTLAELEDSAAFQRRHIGPSAADQNSMLHALGQPDLEALMQAVIPAGIRRKRKFELPAALGEQQALVELRDVAQLNQVMRSFIGQGYANAHMPGVIQRNVLENPAWYTAYTPYQPEISQGRLEALINFQTMVTDLTGLDVANASMLDEATAAAEAMTLALRAAKSASRSMYVANDVLPQTIEVIRTRARPLDLQVVVGPAAHAADSDHFAVLLQYPGVDGGIHDFRALIKGAHAKGAVVIMAADILALTLLAAPGELGADIAVGNTQRFGLPLGFGGPHAAYMAVRDALKRQMPGRLVGVSVDAHGNPGLRLALQTREQHIRREKATSNICTAQVLPAVLASMYAVYHGPQGLRRIGQRVHAFTAILAETLKHQGWKLQHEAFFDTLTVLTGAHTQAVHAAAHAAGINLRRAGADRVGVTLDETATRDDVLALVGAFGSARGLRPPAENLFDPYAKGVATRYPAELARSTAYLTHPVFNRYHSETEMLRYLRRLADKDIALDRAMIPLGSCTMKLNATSEMIPITWPEFAAIHPFAPAEQTRGYARLAAELEQWLAQATGYDAVSLQPNAGSQGEYAGLLAIHAWHESRGDTRRNVCLIPSSAHGTNPASAQMAGMQVVVVACDASGSVDLDDLRAKAQQHAERLAACMITYPSTHGVFEPRVREICDIVHEFGGQVYVDGANMNAMVGLASPPEFGADVSHLNLHKTFCIPHGGGGPGVGPVAVRSHLAPFLPGHAASGDAGKAVGAISGAALGNASVLPITWMYIRMMGAEGLTAASAVSILNANYMAHRLAPLFPVLYTGDSGFVAHECILDLRNLKDSSGISNEDVAKRLMDYGFHAPTMSFPVPGTLMIEPTESESLAELDRFVDAMVAIRAEIAQIEEGVWPRDDNPLKGAPFTAASVLGAEWTHPYAREQAAFPVPSLRAHKYWAPVGRIDNVWGDRNLQCACIPVSDYAVDSDVKGA from the coding sequence ATGTTGATGCAAACTGAACCCACTCTGGCCGAGCTTGAAGATAGCGCGGCTTTCCAGCGCCGCCATATCGGCCCGAGCGCCGCTGATCAAAATTCCATGCTGCACGCCCTCGGGCAACCTGATCTGGAGGCGTTGATGCAGGCGGTCATTCCCGCCGGTATTCGCCGCAAGCGTAAGTTCGAGCTGCCTGCGGCCTTGGGCGAGCAGCAGGCGCTGGTTGAGCTTCGTGACGTGGCCCAGCTCAATCAGGTCATGCGTAGTTTCATCGGCCAAGGCTATGCGAATGCTCACATGCCCGGCGTCATCCAGCGCAACGTGTTGGAGAATCCAGCCTGGTATACCGCCTACACCCCGTATCAACCCGAGATTAGCCAAGGGCGGCTGGAAGCGCTGATCAACTTCCAGACGATGGTGACGGACCTCACGGGGCTCGATGTCGCCAACGCGTCGATGCTGGACGAGGCAACCGCGGCGGCTGAGGCCATGACGCTGGCGTTGCGTGCGGCAAAGAGTGCGAGCCGCAGCATGTACGTGGCCAATGACGTGCTGCCGCAGACGATCGAAGTCATCCGGACTCGCGCCCGCCCCCTCGATTTGCAGGTGGTGGTCGGCCCCGCCGCACATGCCGCCGATTCGGACCATTTTGCCGTGCTACTGCAGTACCCCGGCGTGGACGGCGGCATCCATGACTTTCGAGCGTTGATCAAAGGAGCCCATGCAAAGGGTGCCGTCGTCATTATGGCGGCTGACATCCTGGCGCTCACGCTGCTTGCGGCTCCTGGCGAACTTGGTGCGGACATTGCCGTGGGCAATACCCAGCGTTTCGGTTTGCCTCTGGGTTTCGGCGGGCCACACGCCGCCTATATGGCCGTGCGCGACGCACTCAAGCGCCAGATGCCTGGCCGCTTGGTTGGCGTGAGCGTGGACGCTCATGGCAACCCGGGGCTGCGCTTGGCACTGCAGACTCGCGAGCAGCACATCCGCCGCGAAAAGGCAACCAGCAATATTTGCACTGCCCAGGTTCTCCCAGCAGTGCTGGCCAGCATGTACGCCGTCTATCACGGCCCACAGGGGCTGCGTCGCATCGGTCAACGCGTCCATGCCTTCACGGCTATTTTGGCTGAGACGCTCAAGCACCAGGGCTGGAAGCTGCAACACGAAGCGTTTTTCGATACCCTTACCGTGCTTACTGGTGCGCACACCCAAGCAGTCCACGCAGCAGCACATGCGGCGGGGATCAACCTGCGCCGTGCCGGTGCGGACCGAGTCGGCGTGACCCTGGATGAAACCGCGACACGCGACGATGTGCTTGCGCTGGTCGGTGCTTTCGGCAGTGCGCGCGGCTTGCGGCCGCCAGCCGAGAACTTGTTTGACCCTTATGCCAAGGGCGTCGCCACGCGATACCCGGCGGAGCTCGCCCGCAGCACGGCCTATTTGACGCATCCCGTATTTAACCGCTATCACAGCGAGACCGAGATGCTTCGCTATCTGCGTCGTTTGGCCGACAAGGACATTGCCCTGGATCGGGCGATGATTCCCTTGGGGTCATGCACGATGAAACTCAATGCCACGAGCGAGATGATTCCCATCACCTGGCCGGAGTTCGCTGCCATTCATCCTTTCGCGCCAGCTGAGCAGACACGTGGCTATGCACGACTGGCTGCCGAACTGGAGCAGTGGCTGGCCCAGGCCACTGGGTACGATGCGGTAAGCCTGCAGCCCAATGCGGGCTCGCAGGGGGAGTACGCGGGGCTGCTCGCGATCCACGCATGGCATGAAAGCCGGGGCGACACGCGCCGTAATGTTTGCCTGATACCTTCCTCGGCGCATGGCACCAACCCCGCGTCCGCGCAGATGGCAGGGATGCAGGTGGTGGTGGTGGCATGCGATGCGAGCGGCAGTGTGGATCTGGATGATTTGCGGGCAAAGGCGCAACAACATGCGGAACGGCTTGCAGCCTGCATGATCACCTACCCATCCACGCATGGCGTGTTTGAGCCGCGAGTGCGGGAAATCTGCGACATCGTTCATGAGTTCGGCGGCCAAGTGTATGTGGATGGGGCCAACATGAACGCCATGGTGGGCTTGGCCAGTCCGCCCGAGTTCGGGGCCGATGTGTCGCACCTGAACCTCCACAAGACCTTCTGCATTCCTCATGGTGGTGGCGGACCCGGGGTGGGCCCGGTTGCAGTGCGCTCGCATTTAGCCCCTTTCTTGCCAGGGCATGCCGCGAGCGGTGATGCGGGAAAGGCCGTGGGGGCCATCAGCGGTGCTGCACTCGGCAATGCCTCGGTGCTACCCATTACCTGGATGTATATCCGCATGATGGGCGCAGAGGGCCTGACCGCGGCCAGCGCCGTGTCCATCCTCAACGCGAATTACATGGCTCACCGCCTGGCGCCTCTGTTTCCGGTGCTCTACACGGGCGACAGCGGTTTCGTGGCGCACGAATGTATCCTGGACCTCCGCAACTTGAAGGACAGCAGTGGCATCAGCAATGAGGACGTGGCCAAGCGATTGATGGACTACGGATTCCATGCTCCAACCATGAGCTTTCCGGTGCCGGGAACGCTCATGATCGAACCCACCGAGAGTGAATCGCTCGCTGAACTGGATCGCTTTGTCGACGCTATGGTCGCCATCCGCGCTGAAATTGCACAAATCGAAGAGGGGGTCTGGCCGCGGGACGATAATCCCTTGAAGGGTGCACCGTTTACCGCCGCTTCAGTCCTCGGCGCTGAATGGACACACCCCTATGCGCGCGAGCAGGCCGCCTTTCCCGTCCCCAGTCTGCGCGCGCACAAGTATTGGGCGCCGGTGGGACGCATCGACAACGTCTGGGGCGATCGCAATCTGCAATGCGCCTGCATCCCGGTAAGCGACTATGCAGTGGATTCGGACGTAAAAGGCGCGTAA
- a CDS encoding methylated-DNA--[protein]-cysteine S-methyltransferase yields the protein MRTPDSPSPMPADDVFVSQIALKRTQAAIERLVLAGHELRLDALACAVGLSPGHFQREFSACVGLSPKRFAQVLAKERLLHALRADMPVLHAALEAGLSGPGRAHELLIHAEGATPAQARQAGRGMRITAGMVHTELGVMFAAWTGLGFCALEFARSGAPDEAHELQASLQTTWPNALWARDDAMLQARVRGALDSGGHAAVHVRASHFRLRVWQALMQLPPNALVSYGGLARALGRPDAARAVAGAVAANPVAILIPCHRVIRESGELAGYRWGIARKAMLIAREQDVGSSIKGCDGVSAARVGVAQA from the coding sequence ATGCGCACTCCAGACAGCCCATCCCCCATGCCTGCCGACGACGTCTTTGTGTCGCAGATCGCGCTCAAGCGCACACAAGCCGCCATTGAGCGGCTCGTTCTCGCTGGGCACGAACTACGGCTGGACGCTTTGGCTTGCGCGGTTGGTTTAAGTCCAGGACACTTTCAACGCGAATTCAGCGCGTGCGTGGGATTGAGTCCCAAGCGTTTTGCCCAAGTCCTGGCCAAGGAGCGCCTTCTGCATGCCTTGCGGGCGGATATGCCGGTATTGCACGCCGCATTGGAGGCGGGACTCTCAGGTCCGGGGCGGGCCCACGAACTGCTGATCCACGCCGAAGGCGCGACCCCTGCACAGGCACGACAGGCTGGGAGAGGCATGCGCATTACCGCCGGGATGGTCCACACCGAGCTTGGGGTCATGTTCGCAGCATGGACCGGCCTGGGATTCTGCGCGTTGGAATTTGCGCGGAGTGGTGCGCCTGATGAAGCACACGAGCTTCAGGCGAGTCTGCAAACGACTTGGCCAAACGCCCTCTGGGCGCGCGACGATGCGATGCTCCAGGCGCGTGTGCGGGGTGCACTGGACTCGGGAGGTCACGCCGCCGTGCACGTGCGTGCCAGCCATTTTCGCTTGCGTGTGTGGCAGGCGCTGATGCAATTGCCGCCAAACGCCCTCGTAAGCTACGGCGGTCTCGCGCGAGCTTTGGGTCGACCCGACGCTGCGCGGGCGGTGGCCGGAGCCGTGGCAGCCAATCCCGTGGCCATTTTGATTCCATGCCACCGCGTGATCCGCGAAAGCGGCGAGCTGGCTGGCTATCGCTGGGGTATCGCGCGCAAGGCCATGCTCATTGCGCGTGAGCAGGATGTTGGGAGCTCCATAAAGGGGTGCGATGGCGTGTCCGCCGCGCGCGTTGGAGTCGCGCAAGCGTAG
- the selD gene encoding selenide, water dikinase SelD, which produces MAQENRTDVAPRLTSLSHGGGCGCKVAPSVLSSILQQNPLFPAPKELLVGIETSDDAAVYLLNSEQALIATTDFFMPVVDDARDFGAIAATNAISDVYAMGGRPILALALLGMPIHVLPSSTIAAILRGGQEICARAGIPVAGGHSIDSVEPIYGLAVLGLARPEHIRRNRDARAGDVLVLGKPLGVGVLSAALKKDNLGADAYHRMVQTATQLNTPGPLLAELPGVHAITDVTGFGLLGHLLEICRGSGLSAHVNAGDVPLIAGVRDLAAQGMVTGASNRNWASYGQDVELRTADSLMQALLTDPQTSGGLLVTCEAAARDAVLRIFRDEGFMDAAVIGHMLDGPARVLVT; this is translated from the coding sequence ATGGCCCAGGAAAACCGTACTGATGTCGCGCCTCGCCTCACGTCCCTCTCTCATGGGGGCGGCTGCGGCTGCAAGGTCGCCCCGAGCGTGCTGAGCTCGATCCTGCAACAAAACCCGTTGTTTCCAGCCCCCAAGGAGCTGCTCGTCGGGATCGAGACCTCAGACGATGCGGCGGTCTATTTGCTCAATAGTGAGCAAGCCCTGATTGCGACAACGGATTTTTTTATGCCAGTTGTCGACGACGCGCGCGACTTTGGTGCCATCGCCGCCACCAATGCCATCTCTGATGTTTACGCCATGGGCGGGCGACCCATTTTGGCCTTGGCGCTTCTGGGCATGCCCATTCATGTCCTACCGTCTTCGACGATAGCTGCCATCCTTCGCGGCGGACAGGAGATCTGCGCACGCGCAGGCATACCGGTAGCAGGGGGCCATTCCATCGATTCCGTTGAGCCCATCTACGGGCTTGCAGTGCTGGGTCTGGCGCGTCCTGAACACATTCGCCGCAACCGAGACGCCCGCGCTGGTGACGTTCTGGTCCTGGGCAAGCCTTTGGGCGTAGGCGTGCTTTCGGCGGCCTTGAAAAAGGACAATCTGGGTGCCGATGCCTACCACCGCATGGTGCAGACCGCGACCCAACTCAACACCCCTGGGCCTTTGCTAGCGGAGCTTCCAGGTGTGCACGCGATCACCGACGTGACTGGCTTTGGACTCCTTGGCCACCTTCTCGAGATCTGCCGCGGCTCCGGACTGAGTGCACACGTGAACGCCGGGGACGTGCCACTGATCGCCGGTGTGCGTGATCTGGCTGCCCAAGGCATGGTGACCGGCGCCTCGAATCGCAACTGGGCAAGCTATGGCCAGGACGTGGAGTTGCGCACCGCAGACTCCCTCATGCAGGCGCTGCTGACTGATCCGCAAACCTCTGGCGGCCTTCTAGTGACATGCGAGGCAGCCGCCAGGGATGCAGTGCTGAGAATTTTTCGCGACGAGGGCTTTATGGACGCTGCCGTGATTGGCCACATGTTGGACGGCCCAGCCCGGGTGCTGGTTACCTGA
- a CDS encoding LysR family transcriptional regulator, protein MRLTLRQLDVMVAIARAGSTTEAGRQLSLSQSAVSAALAELELQLGTRVFDRVGKRVVLNDSGRLLLPRALALLDQIREVETLFVDGAAALRVSASTTIGNYLMPAVLGAYQRLWPQAEFQLEVSNTQDVIKAVADYEVDIGFIEGACHHDELEVCPWVTDRLVVVAAPTHALAKEHATLAQLGAARWILREPGSGTRETVEALLLPHVQRFGSTMHLGNSEAIKHAVAEQLGVSCLPLRVVQDLLTTGRLVCVDTPLPILERTLYRIHPKRKVFSPPLQRFIDHCDSWREAAA, encoded by the coding sequence ATGCGTCTGACCCTGAGACAACTTGATGTAATGGTCGCGATCGCTCGCGCTGGCAGCACGACCGAGGCGGGCAGACAGCTTTCGTTGTCGCAGTCCGCAGTGAGCGCGGCTCTTGCTGAACTCGAATTGCAACTTGGCACCCGCGTGTTCGACCGCGTGGGCAAACGCGTGGTCCTCAATGACTCCGGTCGCCTGTTGCTACCGCGCGCGCTTGCCCTTCTGGACCAGATCCGAGAAGTCGAAACGCTGTTTGTCGACGGGGCCGCAGCCTTGCGGGTGAGCGCCAGTACCACGATCGGCAACTACCTCATGCCTGCCGTTCTGGGAGCCTATCAACGACTGTGGCCCCAAGCGGAATTCCAGCTTGAGGTCAGCAACACGCAGGACGTGATCAAGGCCGTGGCCGATTATGAGGTGGATATCGGGTTTATCGAGGGTGCCTGCCACCACGATGAACTTGAGGTCTGCCCCTGGGTGACCGACAGACTGGTTGTCGTGGCCGCCCCCACCCACGCGCTCGCCAAGGAGCATGCCACGTTGGCGCAACTGGGTGCAGCGCGGTGGATCCTGCGCGAACCTGGATCAGGCACGCGCGAGACTGTCGAAGCGCTATTGCTGCCGCACGTCCAGCGATTCGGATCGACCATGCATCTCGGCAACTCCGAAGCCATCAAGCATGCCGTAGCGGAACAACTCGGCGTTAGCTGCCTGCCGTTGCGCGTCGTGCAGGATCTGCTCACCACGGGCCGACTCGTTTGCGTAGATACTCCTTTACCGATCCTGGAGCGCACCCTTTACCGCATCCATCCCAAGCGCAAGGTGTTCTCCCCTCCCCTGCAGCGGTTCATCGATCACTGCGACTCGTGGCGTGAGGCCGCGGCCTGA
- the iscR gene encoding Fe-S cluster assembly transcriptional regulator IscR, whose protein sequence is MRLTTKGRFAVTAMIDVAMRQHLGPVTLASISQRQHISLSYLEQLFGKLRRHELVDSVRGPGGGYSLARKPEEISIADVIIAVDEPLDATQCGGKENCHGEDGEGRCMTHDLWAALNTRMVEFLDSVNLKTMVDQNLAQGVTIEEVAVVRKPVSPMPASKPVKVRAPNSVFNLAQNMG, encoded by the coding sequence ATGCGACTGACAACAAAGGGGCGATTTGCGGTGACCGCCATGATCGACGTGGCCATGCGTCAGCATCTCGGACCCGTTACTCTGGCCAGCATCAGCCAGCGCCAGCATATTTCCCTCTCTTACCTGGAGCAGCTTTTCGGCAAGCTGCGCCGGCATGAGTTGGTCGATTCGGTTCGCGGCCCAGGCGGTGGATACAGTTTGGCCCGTAAACCTGAAGAGATCAGCATCGCCGACGTCATTATCGCCGTGGACGAGCCGCTCGACGCCACGCAGTGCGGAGGCAAGGAAAATTGTCACGGCGAGGATGGCGAAGGTCGTTGCATGACGCATGACCTTTGGGCGGCGCTGAACACGCGCATGGTGGAGTTTCTGGATTCTGTCAACCTGAAGACCATGGTCGACCAGAATCTGGCACAGGGTGTGACCATCGAGGAAGTAGCCGTGGTGCGTAAACCCGTGTCGCCCATGCCGGCAAGCAAGCCTGTAAAAGTACGTGCGCCAAATTCCGTGTTCAATCTAGCCCAGAACATGGGGTGA
- a CDS encoding IscS subfamily cysteine desulfurase, translating into MSSTPHFPIYMDYGATTPVDPRVVDAMVPWLREHFGNPASRSHAWGWEAEDAVEKARAQVADLVNCDPKELVWTSGATESINLALKGAAHFYQARGKHIVTLKTEHKAVLDTCRELERQGFEVTYVDVQPDGMLDIASFTAALRPDTILASVLLVNNEIGVIQDVHAIGAICRQRNIIFHVDAAQATGKVTIDLKNWPVDLMSLASHKTYGPKGIGALFVRRKPRVRIEAQMHGGGHERGMRSGTLPTHQIVGMGEAYRLAKLEMGTEIERIRMLQRRLLEGIMDIEEVYINGNLEHRVPHNVNASFNFVEGESLIMAIKGIAVSSGSACTSASLEPSYVLRALGRSDELAHSSLRMTIGRFTTAEDIDFAISVLKEKVTKLRELSPLWEMHQDGIDISTIQWAAH; encoded by the coding sequence ATGTCGAGCACTCCGCATTTCCCTATTTATATGGACTACGGCGCAACCACGCCTGTCGATCCACGCGTCGTCGACGCAATGGTTCCTTGGTTGCGCGAGCACTTCGGCAACCCTGCATCACGAAGCCACGCGTGGGGGTGGGAGGCCGAAGATGCAGTGGAAAAGGCTCGTGCTCAGGTTGCGGATCTGGTGAACTGTGATCCCAAAGAATTGGTATGGACTTCAGGCGCCACGGAGTCGATCAACTTGGCGCTCAAAGGTGCAGCACATTTTTACCAGGCTCGCGGGAAACACATCGTCACGCTAAAAACAGAGCACAAGGCAGTGCTGGACACCTGCCGCGAACTCGAACGCCAGGGTTTCGAGGTCACCTACGTCGACGTGCAGCCTGACGGGATGCTGGACATCGCCAGCTTTACAGCAGCGCTGCGCCCGGACACCATCCTGGCCTCGGTGTTATTGGTAAACAACGAGATTGGCGTGATCCAGGATGTTCATGCGATCGGTGCGATCTGCCGGCAGCGCAACATCATCTTTCACGTGGATGCCGCGCAGGCGACCGGGAAGGTCACCATCGACCTCAAAAATTGGCCAGTGGACCTGATGAGCTTGGCCTCACATAAAACGTACGGCCCCAAGGGCATTGGCGCGCTGTTCGTGCGCCGCAAACCGCGCGTGCGCATTGAGGCGCAGATGCATGGTGGCGGCCACGAGCGTGGTATGCGTTCGGGCACATTGCCCACGCACCAGATCGTTGGCATGGGCGAGGCGTATCGGCTCGCCAAGCTGGAGATGGGTACTGAAATCGAACGCATTCGCATGCTGCAAAGGCGTCTTCTCGAAGGCATCATGGATATTGAGGAGGTCTATATCAATGGCAACCTCGAGCACCGTGTGCCGCATAACGTCAACGCAAGCTTCAATTTCGTGGAAGGTGAGTCGCTGATCATGGCAATCAAGGGGATTGCCGTGTCCAGCGGCTCGGCCTGTACATCGGCCAGCCTGGAGCCGTCTTACGTTCTGCGGGCCTTGGGACGCAGCGACGAGCTTGCGCATTCGTCGTTGCGCATGACGATAGGCCGCTTCACGACCGCTGAAGATATCGATTTTGCGATCAGCGTGCTCAAGGAGAAAGTGACCAAGCTGCGCGAGCTCTCGCCCTTGTGGGAGATGCACCAGGACGGCATCGATATCAGCACGATTCAATGGGCGGCGCACTAG
- the iscU gene encoding Fe-S cluster assembly scaffold IscU → MAYSDKVIEHYENPRNVGSFSKDDPMVGTGMVGAPACGDVMKLQIKVNAQGIIEDARFKTYGCGSAIASSSLVTEWVKGKTLDDALQIRNTQIAEELALPPVKIHCSILAEDAIKAAVKDYQMRRAETASSAGDSEPKAA, encoded by the coding sequence ATGGCCTATAGCGACAAAGTCATTGAGCATTACGAAAATCCCCGCAATGTGGGCTCTTTTTCCAAAGACGACCCCATGGTGGGCACCGGAATGGTCGGTGCACCAGCGTGCGGCGATGTGATGAAATTGCAGATCAAGGTCAACGCGCAAGGCATCATCGAGGACGCACGCTTCAAGACCTATGGGTGCGGTTCCGCGATTGCCTCCTCTTCCCTCGTCACCGAATGGGTCAAGGGCAAAACGCTGGATGACGCGCTGCAGATTCGTAATACGCAGATCGCCGAGGAGTTGGCGCTGCCCCCCGTGAAGATTCACTGTTCCATCCTCGCTGAAGACGCCATCAAGGCCGCCGTAAAGGATTACCAAATGCGCCGGGCTGAGACAGCGTCCAGTGCTGGCGATTCCGAACCCAAGGCGGCTTGA
- the iscA gene encoding iron-sulfur cluster assembly protein IscA: MPITLTESAAKHVANYLAQRGKGVGVRLGVKTTGCSGLAYKLEYADVVSPEDQVFESYGVKVLIDPKSLTYLDGTELDFVREGLQQGFKFNNPNERDRCGCGESFRV; this comes from the coding sequence ATGCCCATTACGTTGACCGAAAGCGCAGCAAAGCATGTAGCGAACTACCTTGCCCAGCGTGGTAAGGGTGTGGGCGTGCGTCTGGGGGTGAAGACAACCGGTTGCTCAGGGCTCGCCTACAAGTTGGAGTACGCAGATGTGGTCAGCCCGGAGGATCAAGTTTTCGAGAGTTATGGGGTAAAGGTCTTGATTGACCCCAAGAGCCTGACCTACCTTGACGGCACGGAACTGGACTTCGTGCGCGAGGGTCTGCAGCAAGGCTTCAAGTTCAATAACCCCAATGAGCGCGATCGTTGCGGTTGTGGCGAATCGTTCAGGGTTTGA
- the hscB gene encoding Fe-S protein assembly co-chaperone HscB has protein sequence MSLSPKHEVQDRADLRQDHFSLFGLQARFSIDVEALTRSWRRLQAAVHPDRFAGAGAAERRLAMQWSTQVNTAYRTLLDPQARAAYLCELRGVPIDAERNTAMPADFLMQQLQWREELDEARSAEDANAMHALAEMVEQAREQALSRLAALLDAEGAGPATVVRQDQATREAATLVRVLMFVDKFRQSLAPLQPRAASQSFISAT, from the coding sequence ATGTCGTTGAGTCCCAAACATGAGGTGCAGGATCGAGCCGATTTGCGCCAGGATCATTTCAGCCTCTTTGGGCTTCAAGCGCGATTCTCGATCGATGTCGAAGCGTTGACCCGCTCGTGGCGGCGCTTGCAGGCTGCGGTGCATCCAGATCGCTTTGCGGGCGCTGGTGCTGCTGAACGGCGTCTCGCCATGCAATGGTCGACTCAGGTCAATACGGCCTACCGCACGCTGCTGGATCCGCAGGCACGCGCTGCCTATCTTTGCGAGCTGCGCGGTGTCCCGATTGACGCCGAGCGCAATACCGCGATGCCCGCCGACTTCTTGATGCAGCAACTCCAATGGCGCGAAGAGTTGGACGAGGCACGCTCTGCAGAGGACGCGAATGCCATGCACGCGCTGGCGGAGATGGTGGAGCAGGCGCGCGAGCAGGCATTGTCACGTTTGGCCGCGCTTCTCGACGCAGAGGGCGCTGGCCCGGCAACAGTCGTGCGGCAGGACCAAGCTACACGCGAGGCGGCAACGCTCGTGCGGGTGTTAATGTTTGTGGATAAATTCCGCCAAAGTCTGGCGCCGTTGCAGCCTCGAGCTGCAAGCCAGTCGTTTATATCGGCAACCTGA